AGCGGAGAGTTCCTCGCTAAAGCTACAATAAAAAAACAGGCATGGTAACTTACCATGCCTGTTTTTGCTATTTTGTATGCAATGCAGCAAAAAATTGTTCGTATGCGTCATCCCATCCGTCCGGTGTTTCTACTCCACCACCATTGACGCTTTTCATCAGATTATCATGATAATCTTGTCCCATAGCAAACAAATCGCCGATGTTAATGGGATACCCCAATTG
This is a stretch of genomic DNA from Clostridium facile. It encodes these proteins:
- a CDS encoding Nif11-like leader peptide family natural product precursor encodes the protein MDEILCRLLKDALHHPELKQKLLQTEQADDPMDAFCQLATQLGYPINIGDLFAMGQDYHDNLMKSVNGGGVETPDGWDDAYEQFFAALHTK